A DNA window from Pleuronectes platessa chromosome 19, fPlePla1.1, whole genome shotgun sequence contains the following coding sequences:
- the LOC128425226 gene encoding eukaryotic translation initiation factor 4 gamma 1, translating to MIPTHVDFLGAASYEAVSCVTANFQAFVTDLSHEDLDVEENLQEMVELIFKRAVKKPDSAAVFAELCQHLSEVEFQSLSDWSASVSFRSLLVKHCQAEFRKSLEKEGIVQKSGSCLNPVQDVRVIDRLREEQQNTKPSGRFLNMLRFIGELFLSKVLAEKSMHCCIRRLLQKGDGPSLEGLCQLLQMIQQDLEVVTEKEVMDTYYNQLDHIAEKGKRAPRLSLLLRETVNARKMAYSTPH from the exons atgatcccaacacACGTGGActttctcggcgctgcctcctacgaggcCGTCAGCTGCGTCACTGCAAACTTTCAAGCCTtcgtgacggatctgagtcacgaggacttGGACGTTGAGGAGAACCTGCAGGAAATGGTGGAACtcattttcaagagggccgtgaagaaaccagactctgctgcagtcttcgcggagctgtgtcaacacctctcagaa gtggagttcCAATCCTTGTctgactggtcagccagcgtctccttcaggtctctgctggttaaacactgccaggcagagttcaggaagagcTTGGAAAAGGAGGGCATTGTTCaaaagagtgggtcctgcctgaaCCCAGTccaggacgtgagggtcatcgaccggctgagggaagagcaacagaaCACCAAACCTTCCGGTCGCTTCCTCAATATGCtgaggtttattggggagctgttcctctccaaggtgctggcagagaaatccatgcactgctgcatcaggaggctgttgcagaaaggagacgggccgtctcttgagggcctctgtcagctcctccagatgatccagcaggacctggaggtggtgacgGAAAAGGAGGTGATGGacacctactataaccagctggaccatatcgcagagaaagggaagagggcaccaaggctctcccttttgctGAGGGAAACAGTGAATGCCAGGAAGATGGCATACTCcaccccccactaa
- the LOC128425227 gene encoding eukaryotic translation initiation factor 4 gamma 1-like — MIPTHVGFLGAASYESVSCVTANVQAFVTDLSHEDLDVEENLQEMVELIFKRAVKKPDSAAVFAELCQHLSEVEFQSLSDWSASVSFRSLLVKHCQAEFRKSLDKEGIVQKSGSCLNPVQDVRVIDRLREEQQNTKPSGRFLNMLRFIGELFLSKVLAEKSMHCCIRRLLQKGDGPSLEGLCQLLQMIQQDLEVVTEKEVMDTYYNQLDHIAEKEKRAPRLSLLLKETVDARKMAYSTPH, encoded by the exons atgatcccaacacACGTGGGGtttctcggcgctgcctcctacgagtccgtcagctgcgtcACTGCAAACGTTCAAGCCTtcgtgacggatctgagtcacgaggacttGGACGTTGAGGAGAACCTGCAGGAAATGGTGGAACtcattttcaagagggccgtgaagaaaccagactctgctgcagtcttcgcggagctgtgtcaacacctctcagaa gtggagttccaatccttgtccgactggtcagccagcgtctccttcaggtctctgctggttaaacactgccaggcagagttcaggaagagcTTGGACAAGGAGGGCATTGTTCaaaagagtgggtcctgcctgaaCCCAGTccaggacgtgagggtcatcgaccggctgagggaagagcaacagaaCACCAAACCTTCCGGTCGCTTCCTCAATATGCtgaggtttattggggagctgttcctctccaaggtgctggcagagaaatccatgcactgctgcatcaggaggctgttgcagaaaggagacgggccgtctcttgagggtctctgtcagctcctccagatgatccagcaggacctggaggtggtgacggaaaaggaagtgatggacacctactataaccagctggaccatatcgcagagaaagagaagagggcaccaaggctctcccttttgttgaaggaaacAGTGGATGCCAGGAAGATGGCATACTCcaccccccactaa
- the LOC128425228 gene encoding eukaryotic translation initiation factor 4 gamma 1-like translates to MIPTHVDFLGAASYEAVSCVTANFQAFVTDLSHEDLDVEENLQEMVELIFKRAVKKPDSAAVFAELCQHLSEVEFQSVSDWSASVSFRSLLVKHCQAEFRKSLDKEGIVQKSESCLNPVQDVRVTDRLREEQQNTKPSGRFLNMLRFIGELFLSKVLAEKSMHCCIRRLMQKGDGPSLEGLCQLLQMIQQDLEVVTEKEVMDTYYNQLNYIAEKENRAPRLSLLLKETVNARKMAYSTPH, encoded by the exons atgatcccaacacACGTGGActttctcggcgctgcctcctacgaggcCGTCAGCTGCGTCACTGCAAACTTTCAAGCCTtcgtgacggatctgagtcacgaggacttGGACGTTGAGGAGAACCTGCAGGAAATGGTGGAACtcattttcaagagggccgtgaagaaaccagactctgctgcagtcttcgcggagctgtgtcaacacctctcagaa gtggagttcCAATCcgtgtccgactggtcagccagcgtctccttcaggtctctgctggttaaacactgccaggcagagttcaggaagagcTTGGACAAGGAGGGCATTGTTCAAAAGAGTGAGTCCTGCCTGAACCCAGTCCAGGACGTGAGGGTGACCGACCgtctgagggaagagcaacagaaCACCAAACCTTCCGGTCGCTTCCTCAATATGCtgaggtttattggggagctgttcctctccaaggtgctggcagagaaatccatgcactgctgcatcaggaggctgatgcagaaaggagacgggccgtctcttgagggcctctgtcagctcctccagatgatccagcaggacctggaggtggtgacgGAAAAGGAGGTGATGGacacctactataaccagctgaacTATATCGCAGAGAAAGAGAatagggcaccaaggctctcccttttgttgaaggaaacTGTGAATGCCAGGAAGATGGCATACTCcaccccccactaa
- the LOC128425229 gene encoding eukaryotic translation initiation factor 4 gamma 1-like, with amino-acid sequence MIPTHVGFLGAASYEAVSCVTANVQAFVTDLSHEDLDVEENLQEMVELIVKRAVKKPDSAAVFAELCQHLSEVEFQSLSDWSASVSFRSLLVKHCQAEFMKSLDKEGIVQKSGSCLNPVQDVRVIDRLREEQQNTKPSGRFLNMLRFIGELFLSKVLAEKSMHCCIRRLLQKGDGPSLEGLCQLLQMIQQDLEVVTEKEVMDTYYNQLNYIAEKEKRA; translated from the exons atgatcccaacacACGTGGGGtttctcggcgctgcctcctacgaggcCGTCAGCTGCGTCACTGCAAACGTTCAAGCCTtcgtgacggatctgagtcacgaggacttGGACGTTGAGGAGaacctgcaggaaatggttgagctcattgtcaagagggccgtgaagaaaccagactctgctgcagtcttcgcggagctgtgtcaacacctctcagaa gtggagttcCAATCCTTGTctgactggtcagccagcgtctccttcaggtctctgctggttaaacactgccaggcagagttcatgaAGAGCTTGGACAAGGAGGGCATTGTTCaaaagagtgggtcctgcctgaaCCCAGTccaggacgtgagggtcatcgaccggctgagggaagagcaacagaaCACCAAACCTTCCGGTCGCTTCCTCAATATGCtgaggtttattggggagctgttcctctccaaggtgctggcagagaaatccatgcactgctgcatcaggaggctgttgcagaaaggagacgggccgtctcttgagggcctctgtcagctcctccagatgatccagcaggacctggaggtggtgacgGAAAAGGAGGTGATGGacacctactataaccagctgaacTATAtcgcagagaaagagaagagg GCGTAG
- the LOC128425230 gene encoding eukaryotic translation initiation factor 4 gamma 1, which translates to MIPTHVDFLGAASYEAVSCVTANVQAFVTDLSHEDLDVEENLQEMVELIVKRAVKKPDSAAVFAELCQHLSEVEFQSVSDWSASVSFRSLLVKHCQAEFRKSLDKEGIVQKSESCLRPVQDVRVIDRLREEQQNTKPSGRFLNMLRFIGELFLSKVLAEKSMHCCIRRLMQKGDGPSLEGLCQLLQMIQQDLEVVTEKEVMDTYYNQLDHIAEKGKRAPRLSLLLRETVDARKMAYSTPH; encoded by the exons atgatcccaacacACGTGGActttctcggcgctgcctcctacgaggcCGTCAGCTGCGTCACTGCAAACGTTCAAGCCTtcgtgacggatctgagtcacgaggacttGGACGTTGAGGAGaacctgcaggaaatggttgaacTCATTGtcaagagggccgtgaagaaaccagactctgctgcagtcttcgcggagctgtgtcaacacctctcagaa gtggagttcCAATCcgtgtccgactggtcagccagcgtctccttcaggtctctgctggttaaaCACTGCCAGGCCGAGTTCAGGAAGAGCTTGGACAAGGAGGGCATTGTTCAAAAGAGTGAGTCCTGCCTGAGGCCAGTccaggacgtgagggtcatcgaccggctgagggaagagcaacagaaCACCAAACCTTCCGGTCGCTTCCTCAATATGCtgaggtttattggggagctgttcctctccaaggtgctggcagagaaatccatgcactgctgcatcaggaggctgatgcagaaaggagacgggccgtctcttgagggcctctgtcagctcctccagatgatccagcaggacctggaggtggtgacgGAAAAGGAGGTGATGGacacctactataaccagctggaccatatcgcagagaaagggaagagggcaccaaggctctcccttttgctGAGGGAAACAGTGGATGCCAGGAAGATGGCATACTCcaccccccactaa